A genomic segment from Spongiibacter sp. IMCC21906 encodes:
- a CDS encoding response regulator transcription factor codes for MTSNTTAKNILLVDDDQGFLDALSRSLTRRGYQVLAANNIQAARQQCEQMLPDYVVLDLKLDQESGLTLIPELRQRFPKVQMLMLTGYSSIATAVEAIKLGADNYLQKPASTREILAALVLHDTPPANTSTDSMTPPSLDRLEWEHIQRVLGENDGNISATARALGMHRRTLQRKLQKRPVKS; via the coding sequence ATGACCAGCAATACAACCGCAAAAAATATTTTGCTTGTGGATGACGACCAAGGATTTCTAGATGCGTTGAGCCGATCATTAACGCGCCGCGGCTACCAAGTATTGGCCGCAAACAACATTCAAGCTGCACGGCAACAATGCGAACAGATGCTGCCCGATTATGTGGTATTGGATTTAAAGCTGGACCAGGAATCCGGGCTCACGCTTATCCCGGAGCTGCGACAACGGTTTCCAAAGGTACAAATGCTGATGCTCACCGGCTATTCCAGTATTGCCACGGCAGTAGAAGCCATAAAGCTCGGCGCAGATAATTATTTGCAAAAACCGGCCAGTACCCGAGAGATTCTTGCCGCCCTCGTACTCCACGACACACCGCCTGCGAATACCAGTACCGACAGCATGACACCGCCATCGCTAGACCGACTGGAATGGGAACATATTCAAAGAGTGCTGGGCGAGAACGATGGCAATATTTCTGCCACCGCAAGAGCACTGGGAATGCACCGGCGCACTCTGCAACGAAAACTGCAAAAGCGGCCGGTAAAAAGCTAA